A section of the Oncorhynchus nerka isolate Pitt River linkage group LG3, Oner_Uvic_2.0, whole genome shotgun sequence genome encodes:
- the hsd3b1 gene encoding hydroxy-delta-5-steroid dehydrogenase, 3 beta- and steroid delta-isomerase 1 produces the protein MSLQGDVCVVTGACGFLGERLVRLLLEEDKLTEIRMLDIHVRPQLIQCLEEIRGDTLVSVFEGDISDSELLRRACKGASLVFHTASLIDVTGKVLYSELHRVNVKGTQLLLETCVQENVVSFIYTSSIEVAGPNANGDPIINGDENTPYTCSLKFPYSKTKKEAEQVTLQAQGEVLQNGGRLATCALRPMYIYGEGCRFLLGHMGDGIRNGDMLYRTSRPEAQVNPVYVGNAALAHLQAARALRDPQRRAAIGGNFYYISDDTPPVSYSDFNHAVLSPLGFSIQEKPILPIPVLYLLCFLMEMLQILLCPFKRFTPPINRQLLTMLNTPFSFSYRRAQRDMGYAPRYSWEEARKRTMDWVASQLPKERERIKVK, from the exons ATGTCTCTGcaaggtgatgtgtgtgtggtgacaggAGCCTGTGGGTTCCTGGGAGAGAGGCTGGTACGGCTGCTGCTGGAGGAAGACAAGCTCACAGAGATCCGTATGCTGGACATACATGTCCGACCACAACTCATACAGTGTCTGGAAG AGATCAGAGGGGACACGCTGGTAAGCGTATTTGAAGGGGACATTAGTGATAGTGAGCTGCTGAGGAGAGCGTGCAAGGGAGCATCGCTGGTCTTCCACACTGCGTCCCTCATTGACGTCACCGGGAAGGTGTTATACAGTGAGCTTCACAGGGTCAACGTCAAAG GAACCCAGCTCCTTCTGGAGACGTGCGTCCAGGAGAATGTGGTGTCCTTCATCTACACCAGCAGCATCGAGGTCGCCGGCCCCAACGCCAACGGAGACCCCATCATCAACGGTGATGAGAACACACCCTACACATGCTCCCTAAAGTTCCCCTACAGCAAGACCAAGAAGGAGGCCGAGCAGGTCACCCTGCAAGCCCAGGGTGAGGTGCTCCAGAATGGGGGCCGGCTGGCCACCTGCGCCCTCCGACCCATGTACATCTATGGAGAGGGCTGCCGTTTCCTGCTGGGCCATATGGGAGACGGGATTCGGAACGGGGATATGTTGTACCGTACCTCCCGCCCGGAGGCCCAGGTGAACCCTGTATACGTGGGGAATGCGGCCCTGGCCCACCTCCAGGCTGCCCGTGCCCTGCGAGACCCCCAGCGGAGAGCCGCCATCGGAGGGAACTTCTACTACATCTCAGATGACACGCCGCCTGTCAGCTACTCTGACTtcaaccatgctgtgttgtcgccGCTGGGCTTCAGCATCCAGGAGAAGCCTATCCTGCCCATCCCAGTCCTCTACCTCCTCTGTTTCCTCATGGAGATGCTGCAGATACTGCTCTGCCCCTTCAAGCGCTTCACACCGCCCATAAACCGGCAGCTCCTCACCATGCTGAACACGCCCTTCAGCTTTTCCTATCGGAGGGCTCAGAGGGACATGGGGTACGCTCCACGGTACAGCTGGGAGGAGGCACGCAAGCGGACCATGGATTGGGTGGCTTCCCAGTTacccaaggagagagagagaataaaggttaaataa
- the LOC115112180 gene encoding LOW QUALITY PROTEIN: popeye domain-containing 2-like (The sequence of the model RefSeq protein was modified relative to this genomic sequence to represent the inferred CDS: inserted 1 base in 1 codon), which translates to MCADNSTLLEAVLYGHPPCDGWTNNTEGAFYHLGNTVLFLGYMGGSGAYGCLFIFGFLTIAFTCLALWGWMTMCGVDVFTWNLLLLVACVLQICHLVYRLQQDGLASEELLALYSAVYQPLDVPVQVFKDIVGACENKVLALGVEETYAVEGKTPIDQLSFLLSGRIRVSLDGQFLHYIFPHKFLDSPEWESLRPNEEGNFQVTLTAETDCRYISWRRCRLYMLLSKERYIARLFSIMLGSDIADKLYSLNDKLFVKSGVRLDIRLPSLYHVLAPSSLGSEGEVYSGIGSGSARDQVAPVEQQEAAVVDVDPVPAYQRSEPPTPPTPRLQIREKTPTPSXANPCQPSQRQPSDMEMPSGEDSTSLVLEDFADMTGSLMDYGSERDYLR; encoded by the exons ATGTGTGCAGACAACTCCACCCTGTTGGAGGCGGTTCTCTACGGCCATCCACCATGCGATGGCTGGACCAACAACACTGAGGGGGCCTTCTACCACCTGGGCAACACCGTCTTGTTCCTGGGATACATGGGAGGCAGCGGCGCCTACGGCTGCCTATTCATATTTGGTTTCCTGACGATTGCCTTCACCTGCCTGGCCCTGTGGGGCTGGATGACCATGTGTGGGGTGGATGTGTTCACCTGGAACTTGCTACTGCTGGTGGCCTGTGTGCTCCAGATCTGCCACCTCGTATACAGGCTGCAACAGGATGGCCTGGCCAGCGAGGAGCTGTTGGCCCTCTACTCAGCCGTCTACCAGCCCCTGGACGTTCCCGTACAGGTGTTCAAAGATATTGTGGGGGCCTGTGAGAACAAAGTGCTAGCACTAGGGGTAGAGGAGACGTATGCGGTGGAGGGCAAGACGCCCATCGACCAGCTCTCCTTTCTGCTGTCTGGGAG GATCCGTGTGTCTCTGGATGGACAATTCCTCCATTACATCTTCCCCCACAAGTTCCTGGACTCTCCTGAGTGGGAGTCTCTCCGACCCAACGAAGAGGGGAACTTTCAG GTGACCCTGACAGCGGAGACGGACTGCCGCTACATCTCATGGCGTCGGTGCCGCCTTTACATGCTTCTGTCCAAGGAGCGCTACATTGCCCGCCTCTTCTCCATCATGCTGGGTAGTGACATCGCCGACAAGCTCTACTCACTCAACGACAAGCTCTTCGTGAAGAGCGGCGTGCGCCTCGACATCCGATTGCCCAGCCTCTACCACGTCCTGGCCCCCTCctccctgggcagcgagggggaGGTCTATAGCGGCATTGGTAGTGGGAGTGCCAGAGACCAGGTAGCCCCAGTGGAACAGCAGGAAGCAGCAGTGGTAGATGTGGACCCGGTTCCAGCCTACCAGAGGTCAGAGCCTCCAACACCCCCAACCCCCCGGCTGCAGATCCGAGAGAAGACCCCCACCCCAT CGGCCAACCCCTGCCAACCATCCCAGCGCCAGCCCTCAGACATGGAGATGCCATCTGGTGAGGACTCTACCAGCCTGGTCCTAGAAGACTTTGCGGATATGACCGGGTCCTTAATGGATTATGGGAGTGAGAGGGATTATTTGAGGTAG
- the LOC115112170 gene encoding phospholipase A1 member A-like, with translation MGWKLKTVQTILSILAFYITFAVGEDEEPRSECADFNNMTWLEYHQQGSKLQVQYLLLTRKNTDCASLFSQDFLSNNTYFNSSQPTKIIVHGYRALGSKPSWVKQLAQALLRVQDANVVVVDWVYGASLAYNMVVENYKEVAIQISVLINQLQNHGCKLESFHFIGVSLGAHVSGFVGTLFKGKIGRITGLDPAGPMFKRADTFDRLDPSDALFVEAIHTDSDYFGISISVGHADFFLNGGMDQAGCSRSRSTSMYSYVICDHMRALHVYISALNGTCPLTGIPCSSYEDFLKGRCLGCPGRCPRIGLLENSGLTVFPLPQPKKLFLLTTSAPPFCAHHILVQLEVFLLDKSAEVQVILRTGGHPETEQRLRLQTDGTMYSRVIAHPVPLCEIDSIQLKNTGAHFYRQGDIHVVSVCISEFPSVGEVEPLCVKKINVRRGSPWNHDFVQLCENY, from the exons ATGGGCTGGAAACTGAAAACAGTGCAAACTATTCTCAGTATTCTAGCCTTCTACATTACATTTGCAGTCG GGGAAGATGAGGAGCCCAGATCAGAATGTGCTGACTTCAACAACATGACCTGGCTGGAGTACCATCAGCAGGGCAGCAAGCTACAGGTGCAGTACCTGCTCTTGACACGGAAGAATACAGACTGTGCCAGCCTCTTCAGTCAGGACTTCCTCAGCAACAACACCTACTTCAACTCCTCCCAACCCACCAAGATAATTGTCCATGGATACAG ggcTCTGGGCAGTAAGCCATCCTGGGTGAAGCAGCTGGCCCAGGCTCTGCTGCGGGTGCAGGATGCCaacgtggtggtggtggactgGGTCTATGGGGCCTCACTCGCCTACAACATGGTGGTGGAGAACTACAAGGAGGTGGCCATCCAGATCTCTGTCCTCATCAACCAGCTCCAG AACCATGGATGCAAACTGGAGTCATTTCACTTCATTGGGGTTAGTCTTGGGGCACATGTGTCTGGATTCGTGGGGACCCTGTTCAAGGGCAAGATAGGAAGAATTACAG GTCTGGACCCGGCTGGACCCATGTTTAAAAGAGCCGACACGTTTGACCGTCTTGACCCCTCAGATGCACTGTTTGTGGAGGCCATCCACACTGACTCCGACT ATTTCGGCATCTCCATCTCTGTCGGCCATGCAGACTTCTTTCTAAATGGCGGGATGGACCAAGCAGGTTGCTCGCGCTCCAGGTCTACGTCAA TGTACAGCTATGTGATATGTGACCACATGAGGGCGCTCCACGTCTACATAAGCGCACTGAACGGGACCTGCCCACTGACTGGCATCCCTTGTTCCAGCTATGAGGACTTCCTCAAGGGGCGCTGTTTAGGCTGCCCAGGCAGATGTCCACGAATAG GGTTATTGGAGAACAGTGGTTTAACAGTCTTTCCTCTTCCTCAACCAAAGAAGCTTTTCCTCCTGACAACCTCTGCACCTCCCTTCTGTG ccCATCACATCCTGGTGCAGCTGGAGGTGTTCCTCCTGGACAAGAGTGCTGAAGTGCAGGTGATCCTGAGGACTGGGGGACATCCTGAAACAGAGCAGAGACTCAGGCT acagacagacggcacCATGTACAGTAGGGTGATAGCCCACCCAGTGCCACTGTGTGAGATAGACTCCATCCAGCTGAAGAACACTGGAGCGCACTTCTACAGGCAGGGAGACATCCACGTTGTGTCTGTCTGCATATCAGAATTCCCCTCTGTCGG AGAAGTGGAGCCATTGTGTGTGAAGAAGATAAACGTAAGGCGAGGATCTCCATGGAACCATGATTTCGTACAGCTGTGTGAGAATTACTGA